In one window of Catellicoccus marimammalium M35/04/3 DNA:
- the ccpA gene encoding catabolite control protein A: MEKQSVTIYDVAEQAGVSMATVSRVVNGNPNVKAATRKKVMKVIEDLDYRPNAVARGLASKRTTTVGVILPDINNAFFASLSTGINDIALMYHYDILLATAEGEKDRDVSVFQSMLAKQVDGIIYLGNEISLALRQEIERTNTPVVLAGTQLEDTSCASVNIDHEAAVYDAVSYLAERHEKIALITGPLTEYINGHDLLLGYKKALKDHERAYSEAYIFESHYTLKAGEQLAERLHNSGVTAAFVADDLLAVGILNGLQDQGYHLPEDMELISADNTIYTDMVRPKISSIQHPLYDIGAVAMRLLTKMMHNEEIEDKNIILPYSLRFKGTTK; this comes from the coding sequence ATGGAAAAACAGAGCGTGACCATTTATGATGTAGCAGAACAAGCAGGTGTATCGATGGCAACCGTTTCCCGTGTTGTAAATGGTAATCCCAATGTAAAAGCTGCTACACGTAAGAAAGTAATGAAAGTAATTGAAGATTTGGATTATCGCCCAAATGCAGTTGCTCGTGGACTAGCAAGCAAACGAACAACAACTGTGGGTGTGATTTTACCAGATATTAATAATGCTTTTTTTGCAAGCTTAAGTACAGGGATTAATGATATTGCCTTAATGTATCATTATGATATTTTATTAGCTACAGCAGAAGGGGAAAAAGATCGTGATGTTTCTGTTTTCCAAAGCATGTTAGCCAAACAAGTAGATGGTATTATTTACTTAGGAAATGAAATTTCGTTAGCATTACGCCAAGAAATTGAGCGTACAAATACACCTGTTGTTTTAGCAGGGACACAATTAGAAGATACGAGCTGTGCTTCTGTAAATATTGACCATGAAGCCGCAGTCTATGATGCAGTTTCTTATTTGGCAGAACGTCATGAGAAAATTGCCTTAATTACAGGACCATTGACAGAATATATTAATGGACATGACTTATTATTAGGTTATAAAAAAGCATTAAAAGACCATGAACGTGCCTACTCTGAAGCTTATATTTTTGAAAGTCATTATACTTTGAAAGCAGGCGAACAATTAGCAGAACGTTTGCATAATAGTGGTGTAACCGCAGCTTTTGTAGCAGATGATTTATTAGCTGTAGGTATTTTAAATGGATTGCAAGACCAAGGATACCACTTGCCAGAAGATATGGAATTAATTAGTGCTGATAATACAATTTATACGGATATGGTACGTCCAAAAATTTCAAGCATTCAACATCCACTATATGATATTGGTGCAGTAGCGATGCGTTTATTAACAAAAATGATGCATAATGAAGAAATCGAAGATAAAAATATTATTTTACCGTATTCTTTACGTTTTAAAGGAACGACAAAATAA